A stretch of Cyanobacteria bacterium FACHB-DQ100 DNA encodes these proteins:
- a CDS encoding DUF2993 domain-containing protein — protein MTLGDRETTEFEEPTPESDVPSSRRSRLISKALRPAVQLWLRSQVEQVEALQVEITAGDRQILSGYIEQVTLSAKNAIYQGLVLNQVELTGQNIRVNAGQVVRGKPFRLLEPIRIVGSVLLEAADLNASLNAPLLKAGVTEFLQTLLQSGAAGISSNRDLNLQNLTIQLRSQQVVLGATLVSDSGNETPIAIRTGFALTAPNLLKLVNPQWLPHVTAKRGLPLSDLDGYTFNLGSETEIHELAIDPEKVTCQGKLIVLPV, from the coding sequence ATGACTTTGGGCGATCGCGAAACGACTGAATTTGAGGAACCGACCCCTGAATCGGACGTACCTTCAAGCAGAAGGAGCCGACTGATTAGTAAAGCGCTGAGACCCGCAGTGCAACTGTGGCTCAGGTCGCAGGTTGAGCAGGTTGAAGCGTTACAGGTTGAGATTACAGCAGGCGATCGTCAAATTCTTTCCGGTTATATCGAGCAAGTCACCCTGTCGGCAAAGAATGCAATCTATCAGGGCTTAGTGCTGAATCAGGTCGAGTTAACTGGACAGAATATTCGAGTAAATGCAGGGCAAGTCGTGCGAGGCAAACCTTTTCGATTGCTCGAACCGATTCGGATTGTGGGATCAGTTTTGTTAGAAGCAGCAGATCTGAATGCGTCGCTGAATGCTCCCTTGCTCAAAGCGGGGGTGACAGAATTTTTACAAACGCTTTTACAATCTGGGGCTGCGGGGATCAGTAGCAATCGTGATCTCAATTTGCAAAACCTGACAATTCAACTGCGATCGCAGCAGGTCGTTTTGGGCGCAACGTTGGTTTCTGACAGTGGCAATGAAACCCCGATCGCGATTCGCACCGGATTTGCGCTGACGGCTCCGAATTTACTGAAGCTCGTGAATCCTCAGTGGCTTCCTCATGTGACCGCAAAGCGAGGACTGCCGCTCTCTGACCTCGATGGCTATACGTTCAATTTGGGCAGTGAAACTGAGATTCACGAACTCGCGATCGATCCCGAAAAAGTGACTTGTCAGGGGAAATTAATCGTTCTTCCTGTTTAA